One window of the Salvelinus fontinalis isolate EN_2023a chromosome 2, ASM2944872v1, whole genome shotgun sequence genome contains the following:
- the LOC129868718 gene encoding trace amine-associated receptor 13c-like: protein MKEHEDSQYCFPDQNSSCRKALLSTSIYITLYIFISLISAVTVFLNVLVIISVSHFKKLHTPTNLLILSLAVADLLVGLIVIPVVAVTVMESCWFYGKYFCVISLYINYLCLSLSLGNLILISIDRYVAVCDPLMYHSKITITRIIGCISITWCCCITYNAVILNNYVNINVPRQCLEECFVVEGFIWRSIIDLLFSSVIPCSVIITLYLKIFLVARSQARKVFSKEAATKSGVKTVQVNKTERKAAKTLSIVVFTYLTCWIPIFFIQFFSQQSSVYLSFLPFVNSLINPIIYALFYPWFKVTAKHILTLKLRLS, encoded by the coding sequence ATGAAGGAACACGAAGATTCTCAATACTGTTTTCCAGACCAAAACTCTTCTTGCAGAAAGGCTTTGCTATCGACATCTAtttacataacactgtacatctTCATCTCATTGATTTCAGCGGTTACAGTATTTTTGAACGTACTGGTGATCATCTCCGTCTCTCACTTCAAGAAGCTCCACACTCCAACCAACCTGCtcatcctctctttggctgtggCAGATCTCCTGGTGGGACTGATTGTGATACCAGTAGTGGCTGTAACAGTAATGGAATCATGCTGGTTTTATGGGAAATATTTCTGTGTGATTTCTCTCTATATCAATTAtttatgtctctctttatctctggGCAATTTGATATTGATATCTATTGACCGctatgttgctgtgtgtgatcccTTGATGTACCACtcaaaaataacaataacaagaatAATTGGTTGTATATCAATTACCTGGTGTTGTTGTATCACATACAATGCTGTTATTTTAAATAACTATGTTAATATAAATGTACCCAGACAGTGTTTGGAAGAATGTTTTGTTGTTGAAGGATTTATCTGGAGGAGCATCATTGACCTTCTATTTTCAAGTGTTATCCCGTGCTCAGTTAttataacactttatttgaaaatATTTTTGGTTGCCAGATCACAGGCCAGAAAGGTATTTTCAAAAGAGGCTGCCACCAAGTCTGGTGTTAAAACTGTACAGGTGAATAAGACTGAGAGAAAAGCAGCAAAAACTCTATCTATTGTAGTTTTCACCTATCTCACTTGTTGGATTCCAATATTTTTTATACAGTTTTTTTCCCAGCAATCATCAGTTTACTTAAGCTTTCTGCCATTTGTTAATTCCTTAATTAATCCAATCATTTATGCTTTATTTTATCCATGGTTCAAAGTGACAGCTAAACATATTTTAACTCTGAAGTTAAGGCTGTCATAG